One Phaseolus vulgaris cultivar G19833 chromosome 4, P. vulgaris v2.0, whole genome shotgun sequence DNA window includes the following coding sequences:
- the LOC137836787 gene encoding methyl-CpG-binding domain-containing protein 9 isoform X1 encodes MIMELSDSTGGERNLNAPPPPQHNNHHQDARAGLGIDLNEIPSPSSLFAETLPDSVTVDVVRAYHDNPGPPPGAPAAVPSGGLANCAACSKPCPAAAGSHHHLVVCDGCERGFHLACAGIRGGGRQAASLEEWVCGECVAAGVKSKRWPLGVKQLLDMNAPPPSEAEGDGVGDGDSQDLRKHTLGDNYFGANPFVAPVTYSNFYNGNATGFQKASGGLTHTDRVGFEDILNHTQSITRRFEEVCTDFPLRIHSSSNNMAIIIPCRSPNKIFLQALKDFISEQRGVLEEGWRVEFRQSVSSTELYAVYCAPDGKIFDSVYEVACYLGLMSGFNSVESELRNERSLASLSGSLSRKKKSTRSAVVNGFVEKRGTMMNSNCKDPSSEGLNVECATTRGNIPKPSESGRKDDGHSCPPQFEDELPLQFNDFFVLSLGKVDVRPSYHDVNLICPVGYKSCWHDKITGSLFTCEVLEGGDSGPIFKIRRCSCSEFPVPVGSTILSMSKFCQLVSQANEGERKTNASMDLDDGESIQMMLQDPCVPTENDVLSCSANFSIRDSHLSDVLRPGSVQDNTINSLAGNLEFNDGIGEILVEERSSCSAWRVISQKLVNVCKDICNQKGTLKFYCNHAKNETCLHQWDLGNAKRDTYFTSVDKFCGSLGSVGIPDVIYADSDLEGISEALRKWLGQDRFGLDVEFVQEVLEQLPNVESLQYELLNNRDNSSSLPTVGNDFLVVEWRDGSKYQEEALQGLYRRSKKASLTEKSFKDGRRPPLGKPLCSRAPGELIGDIFQAWELLERFNEVLDLKEPLSLDDLEKELINPWFDGLDFLEKSERDMDESQVLISQGTDGNCRSLLSPRVETGPSGSMESSHAFIQMETEAMKEAAQVKLASFTYARCFGVTLTKAHNSLLRVLIRELLSRVAVLVDPNSEPGETRTRRGRRKDMDSGVSAKRTKLNMLPINELTWPELARRYILAFLTMDGNLESAEITARESGKVFRCLRGDGGVLCGSLTGVAGMEADAQLLAEATKKIFGSLSRDSDVLTMEEESDAKGASEKKLANDGNVPEWAQMLEPVRKLPTNVGTRIRKCVYDALGKDPPEWAKKKLEHSISKEVYKGNASGPTKKAVLSVLADVAGEGLQSNPSKGQKRKIVISISDIMMKRCRIVLRRAAAADDSKVFCNLLGRKLINSSDNDDEGLLGSPAMVARPLDFRTIDLRLAAGAYGGSHEAFLEDVRELWNNVRVVFGDQPDLLELAEKLSQNFESLYNEEVVTNVQKFMEYAKLECLTAEMRKEVDDFIESMKETPKAPWDEGVCKVCGIDRDDDSVLLCDTCDAEYHTYCLNPPLARIPEGNWYCPSCVDGKHATQDVTERTQVIGKCRSKKFQGEVNSLFLESLTHLSTVIEEKEYWEHSLGERTFLLKFLCDELLNSSMIRQHLEQCSELSAELHQKLRAHSAEWKNLKTREDILSTKAAKIDTFSLNTAGEVGLREGVTTLLTNTGKCLVQPHTAVDNPSNFGVFVDSLPSEETTKEKYRFDSVDKSMSVTNSDSDSQNMNSLDVEGQFRNVSGAVESQSTDKSPKSFPSPNLSQEINGSGGAAHAQSNHQKCEGRDISTPVTCQQGGVTVDASHTALNESEPYHLELNAIKRDISVLQDSITSVVSQLLRLSVRREFLGIDSIGRLYWASTLPGGRSRIVVDASAALLHGRGIPFSRDYVEKFSVLQHSSLSEKDSSQLRNALANSSPWIAYETDAEIEELLGWLDDSDPKERELKDSIMQGPRSRFQEFLNAQTEEQVEDRGPISMPINREKTVSSSLVTKATSLLEKKYGPFFEWDIEMSRKQNKKSRTTNDEKLFRCECLEPIWFDRRHCTYCHKTVSSDGEFDGHNDGKCNAGLPVAEKNRNKIGSCKGKGNLRCDTSREKFRADAETAGTKVGGCSKLSSRLIKFSNEESTCPFNFEDICSKFETSESNRELVKEIGLIGTDGIPSFVPSVSPLVSEYTRFSTPKDDAIIGVLSKPTETRGSQGNTDGAGACLDHNSGISTGRLAANEINKSNKSSSGEQRDGKFSFCGPASDMGVDGCCVVPLSSLKPLVGKVSHILRQLKINLLDMDAALPASALRPSKAESERRQAWRAFVKSAETIYEMIQATFTLEDMIKTEYLRNDWWYWSSFSAAAKTSTLPSLALRLYSLDLAIIYEKTPNSTFTDSSEPSGTAETRPPMNVDTEKSKGNRKSNRKRKESDG; translated from the exons ATGATCATGGAGCTCTCCGATTCTACCGGCGGCGAACGCAACCTCAACGCGCCGCCGCCGCCGCAGCACAACAACCACCACCAGGACGCTCGCGCAGGTCTTGGAATCGACCTCAACGAGATCCCTTCGCCTTCCTCCTTGTTCGCTGAAACCCTACCGGACTCGGTCACTGTCGACGTTGTCCGCGCGTATCACGACAACCCCGGGCCGCCTCCGGGAGCCCCCGCCGCAGTCCCCAGCGGCGGCCTCGCTAATTGCGCTGCCTGCTCCAAGCCCTGCCCCGCCGCCGCCGGGAGCCACCACCACCTCGTCGTGTGCGACGGGTGCGAGCGCGGGTTCCATCTCGCTTGCGCCGGAATTCGCGGCGGAGGACGCCAGGCCGCGAGCCTCGAGGAGTGGGTCTGCGGGGAGTGCGTCGCCGCCGGAGTGAAGAGCAAGCGGTGGCCGTTGGGAGTGAAGCAGCTGCTCGATATGAATGCTCCGCCGCCGAGCGAAGCCGAAGGCGACGGCGTCGGCGACGGAGACTCGCAGGATTTGAG AAAGCACACTCTGGGTGATAATTATTTTGGTGCCAATCCATTTGTTGCCCCTGTGACGTATTCAAACTTTTACAATGGAAATGCTACTGGCTTCCAAAAGGCTTCTGGAGGTTTGACACATACTGATAGAGTGGGTTTTGAGGATATATTGAATCATACTCAATCAATTACTAGAAGATTTGAGGAGGTATGTACAGATTTCCCTCTTAGAATTCATAGTAGTAGTAACAATATGGCTATTATAATACCATGTCGAAGTCCAAATAAGATATTTTTGCAGGCTCTTAAAGATTTTATATCTGAACAACGTGGTGTACTAGAGGAAGGTTGGCGAGTGGAATTTAGACAATCAGTGAGCAGCACTGAACTATATGCCGTTTACTGTGCACCTGATGGAAAGATATTTGATTCTGTATATGAAGTAGCTTGTTATTTGGGGCTAATGTCTGGCTTCAACTCTGTTGAGTCTGAACTAAGAAATGAGAGGTCTCTTGCGTCTTTAAGTGGGTCTCtgtctagaaaaaaaaagtcaacaAGATCTGCAGTGGTCAATGGTTTTGTGGAAAAACGGGGAACCATGATGAATAGTAATTGTAAGGATCCTTCCTCTGAAGGTTTAAATGTGGAATGTGCTACTACTAGGGGGAATATCCCAAAACCCTCTGAAAGTGGAAGAAAAGATGATGGACACTCCTGCCCTCCGCAATTTGAG gATGAACTTCCTCTACAGTTCAATGACTTCTTTGTTCTTTCATTGGGGAAAGTTGATGTGAGACCATCATATCATGATGTTAATCTTATCTGTCCTGTAGGTTATAAATCTTGTTGGCATGACAAGATTACTGGTTCTCTCTTTACATGTGAAGTTTTGGAGGGTGGTGATTCTGGACCTATATTTAAGATCCGAAGGTGTTCCTGTTCAGAATTTCCTGTTCCAGTTGGGTCAACCATCCTTTCAATGTCAAAATTTTGTCAACTTGTGTCTCAAGCCAATGAAGGTGAGAGAAAAACTAATGCTAGTATGGATTTGGATGATGGTGAAAGTATCCAGATGATGCTTCAAGACCCTTGTGTACCAACTGAAAATGATGTCCTAAGCTGCTCTGCAAACTTCTCAATTAGGGATTCTCATTTATCGGATGTACTACGCCCTGGTTCAGTTCAAGATAATACTATAAATTCGTTAGCTGGTAACTTGGAGTTTAATGATGGAATTGGTGAAATTTTGGTGGAAGAGCGGTCATCATGCTCTGCATGGAGAGTTATTTCTCAGAAGTTAGTTAATGTTTGCAAGGATATCTGCAACCAGAAAGGAACTCTCAAGTTCTATTGTAACCATGCTAAGAATGAAACATGCTTACATCAATGGGATTTAGGGAACGCAAAACGTGATACATACTTTACTTCGGTGGATAAATTTTGCGGTTCCCTTGGTTCAGTTGGCATTCCAGATGTAATCTATGCAGACAGTGATCTGGAAGGTATCTCTGAGGCTTTGAGAAAATGGTTGGGGCAGGATAGGTTTGGATTGGATGTTGAATTTGTTCAAGAAGTATTGGAACAGCTTCCTAATGTTGAATCTCTGCAGTATGAACTTTTAAATAATAGAGATAACAGCTCGTCCTTGCCAACAGTAGGAAATGATTTCTTAGTGGTTGAATGGAGAGATGGATCAAAATATCAGGAAGAAGCACTTCAAGGTTTATACAGGAGGTCCAAAAAGGCAAGTTTGACTGAAAAAAGCTTTAAGGATGGTCGTCGTCCACCACTTGGGAAGCCTTTATGCTCTAGGGCTCCTGGCGAGCTCATTGGTGATATTTTTCAG GCTTGGGAGCTTTTAGAGCGATTTAACGAAGTTCTGGACCTGAAAGAACCATTGTCATTAGATGATCTTGAGAAGGAACTAATTAACCCTTGGTTTGATGGATTGGATTTTCTTGAGAAATCTGAGAGGGACATGGATGAAAGTCAAGTTTTGATTTCCCAAGGAACTGATGGTAATTGCAGATCATTATTGTCCCCAAGAGTTGAAACTGGTCCATCAGGTTCCATGGAAAGTTCTCATGCATTTATTCAAATGGAAACAGAAGCAATGAAAGAGGCCGCTCAAGTTAAGCTTGCATCTTTCACTTATGCCAGATGCTTTGGTGTAACTTTGACCAAGGCACATAATTCATTGCTGAGAGTGCTAATACGTGAATTGCTATCAAGGGTGGCTGTCCTGGTGGATCCAAATTCTGAACCCGGAGAAACACGAACAAGGCGGGGAAGAAGGAAAGATATGGATAGTGGTGTTTCTGCTAAACGAACCAAGCTCAACATGCTTCCTATTAATGAATTGACCTGGCCAGAATTAGCTCGTAGGTATATCTTGGCTTTTTTAACAATGGATGGCAACCTTGAGTCTGCAGAAATTACTGCCCGCGAAAGTGGTAAAGTATTTCGCTGCTTACGAGGTGATGGTGGTGTGCTGTGTGGTTCTCTTACCGGTGTGGCTGGGATGGAAGCAGATGCACAG CTGCTTGCAGAGGCTACAAAGAAAATTTTTGGTTCTTTGAGCAGAGACAGTGATGTACTAACCATGGAAGAAGAGTCTGATGCAAAGGGTGCTTCTGAGAAGAAATTGGCAAATGATGGTAATGTTCCTGAATGGGCTCAAATGCTAGAACCTGTCAGAAAGCTACCAACAAATGTAGGCACTCGAATCAGGAAGTGTGTTTATGATGCTCTGGGTAAGGATCCGCCAGAATGGGCAAAGAAAAAACTGGAACATTCAATCAGTAAGGAAGTGTACAAGGGCAATGCTTCTGGACCAACAAAG AAAGCAGTTCTTTCAGTTTTGGCTGATGTTGCGGGTGAAGGACTGCAATCAAATCCCAGTAAAGGACAGAAAAGGAAGATTGTTATATCAATTTCTGACATCATGATGAAACGATGTCGCATTGTATTACGCCGTGCTGCTGCTGCAGATGATTCAAAGGTTTTTTGCAACTTGCTGGGAAGaaaattgattaattcttcagaTAATGATGATGAGGGGCTTCTTGGATCTCCAGCCATGGTGGCCCGCCCTCTAGACTTCCGCACTATTGACCTAAGATTAGCTGCTGGAGCTTATGGTGGATCTCATGAAGCTTTTCTTGAGGATGTTCGCGAG CTGTGGAACAATGTTCGTGTTGTTTTTGGGGATCAACCTGATTTACTCGAACTGGCTGAAAAATTATCCCAAAACTTTGAATCACTATATAATGAGGAG GTTGTCACCAATGTCCAAAAATTTATGGAGTATGCTAAACTGGAATGCTTAACTGCAGAAATGAGAAAGGAAGTTGATGATTTTATTGAGTCAATGAAAGAGACTCCAAAGGCCCCTTGGGATGAGGGAGTCTGTAAAGTATGTGGCATTGATAGGGACGATGATAGTGTTTTACTATGTGATACTTGTGATGCTGAGTATCATACATATTGCTTAAACCCTCCCCTTGCAAGGATTCCTGAGGGAAACTGGTACTGTCCTTCCTGTGTTGATGGTAAACATGCAACTCAAGATGTTACAGAACGTACACAGGTTATTGGCAAATGCCGAAGTAAAAAATTCCAGGGTGAAGTTAAttctcttttcttggaatcccTTACTCATTTATCAACTGTAATTGAAGAAAAAGAATACTGGGAGCACAGTTTGGGCGAG AGAACTTTCCTtcttaaatttttatgtgatgaGTTGCTTAACTCTTCCATGATACGCCAGCACCTTGAGCAATGTTCAGAGTTGTCAGCTGAGTTACATCAGAAATTGCGTGCACATTCTGCAGAGTGGAAAAACCTGAAAACTAGAGAGGACATTTTATCTACAAAAGCAGCTAAAATTGATACTTTCTCATTAAATACTGCTGGAGAAGTTGGTCTTAGGGAAGGGGTTACTACTTTATTAACAAATACTGGTAAATGTCTGGTTCAGCCACATACTGCAGTTGACAATCCTAGTAATTTTGGGGTATTTGTTGATAGCCTGCCTTCAGAAGAGACCACCAAGGAGAAGTATAGGTTTGATAGTGTAGATAAAAGCATGTCCGTGACAAACTCAGATTCTGATAGCCAAAATATGAATTCCTTAGATGTAGAGGGACAATTTAGAAATGTCTCTGGTGCTGTGGAGTCTCAATCAACTGATAAATCCCCCAAATCTTTTCCATCACCAAATTTGTCTCAAGAAATAAATGGTTCTGGTGGAGCAGCTCATGCCCAGAGTAACCACCAGAAATGTGAGGGGAGGGACATATCTACACCTGTGACATGCCAGCAAGGTGGGGTGACAGTTGATGCTTCACATACTGCTTTGAATGAGTCCGAACCCTATCACCTTGAGCTCAACGCTATCAAGCGTGATATTTCAGTATTGCAGGACTCCATAACTAGTGTAGTATCACAGCTGTTGAGGCTCTCTGTTCGTCGGGAGTTTTTGGGCATTGATTCCATCGGTCGATTGTATTGGGCTTCAACTTTGCCTGGAGGACGTTCACGAATAGTTGTTGATGCAAGTGCTGCACTGCTGCATGGAAGAGGAATACCATTTAGCAGAGACTATGTGGAAAAGTTTTCTGTTCTGCAGCATTCTTCACTATCTGAGAAGGATTCCTCTCAGCTTAGAAATGCTTTGGCCAATAGTTCACCATGGATTGCTTATGAAACTGATGCTGAAATTGAAGAGCTCTTAGGTTGGCTGGATGATAGTGATCCTAAAGAAAGGGAACTGAAAGATTCCATTATGCAGGGGCCAAGATCAAGATTCCAAGAGTTCCTTAATGCGCAGACTGAAGAGCAGGTTGAGGACCGAGGACCTATTTCTATGCCTATAAATAGAGAGAAAACAGTATCTAGTTCTCTTGTTACAAAGGCGACATCCTTGCTGGAAAAGAAATATGGTCCCTTCTTCGAATGGGATATTGAGATGTCAAGGAAGCAAAATAAAAAGTCAAGAACAACTAATGATGAAAAGTTGTTTAGGTGTGAGTGCCTAGAACCCATATGGTTCGATAGGAGACACTGCACATATTGTCACAAAACTGTTTCAAGTGATGGTGAATTTGATGGACATAATGATGGCAAGTGTAATGCAGGTCTTCCGGTTGCAGAGAAGAATAGGAACAAAATTGGATCTTGTAAAGGAAAAGGAAACTTAAGATGTGATACCTCACGAGAGAAATTCAGAGCTGATGCGGAAACAGCTGGAACCAAAGTTGGTGGTTGTTCTAAGCTAAGCTCAAGATTGATTAAATTTTCAAATGAAGAATCCACATGCCCATTTAATTTTGAAGATATATGTTCCAAGTTTGAGACAAGTGAATCCAACAGGGAACTTGTCAAAGAAATAGGTCTTATTGGAACGGATGGTATCCCATCCTTTGTTCCTTCTGTATCTCCTCTTGTTAGTGAGTATACACGATTCTCAACTCCAAAGGATGATGCCATTATAGGTGTTTTGTCCAAACCAACGGAAACCCGTGGTTCTCAGGGAAACACTGATGGAGCTGGTGCATGTCTTGACCATAATTCAGGCATTTCTACTGGTAGGTTAGCTGCCAATGAAATCAATAAATCCAATAAATCATCCTCGGGAGAACAAAGAGATGGGAAATTCTCTTTTTGTGGTCCTGCTTCAGATATGGGAGTCGATGGCTGCTGTGTGGTTCCTTTGTCGTCATTGAAACCATTAGTTGGAAAGGTTTCTCACATTTTGAGGCAACTGAAGATTAATCTGCTTGATATGGATGCTGCACTCCCGGCATCTGCTCTGAGACCATCAAAGGCTGAGTCTGAGAGAAGACAGGCTTGGCGTGCATTTGTGAAATCTGCAGAGACTATATATGAG ATGATTCAGGCGACATTTACCCTGGAAGATATGATTAAGACGGAGTACTTGAGGAATGACTGGTGGTACTGGTCATCATTTTCAGCTGCTGCCAAAACTTCTACTTTGCCTTCCCTTGCCCTTCGCTTATACTCTCTTGATTTAGCCATTATATACGAGAAAACGCCCAATTCAACTTTTACTGACAGCTCTGAACCTTCTGGCACAGCAGAAACGAGACCACCAATGAATGTGGATACAGAGAAATCCAAAGGAAATCGGAAGTCAAACAGGAAAAGGAAGGAATCAGATGGTTGA